From Streptomyces sp. NBC_00775, one genomic window encodes:
- a CDS encoding 5'-methylthioadenosine/S-adenosylhomocysteine nucleosidase, which translates to MTVPQPTAAIAVILTALPVEYDAVRAHLTDTEELVHPDGTRAERGRLDGTSWSVAIAELGEGALNTAALTTRIVDWLAPEALFFVGVAGGLKDDIEIGDVVVGTKVYAIHGGKQTPDGFQARPEVWHGSHRLVQAARSALRDMPDVRAHRKPIAVGDVVLADDKSALAAHIRHHYNDACAIEMEGSGAAHAAYLKGQLDTLVIRGISDRANPEKHKADASGSQELAAKQAAAVAVAVLRKHLPRRDSAGVPEPRDPQEGPQRGDDGGATYGGDHIDFRGGTFHGPVTGKSVGRRRDDDHPRG; encoded by the coding sequence GTGACCGTGCCACAGCCCACCGCAGCCATCGCCGTCATCCTCACGGCGCTCCCGGTGGAGTACGACGCCGTACGCGCCCACCTGACGGATACCGAGGAGCTCGTCCACCCCGACGGGACCCGGGCGGAGCGGGGCAGGCTCGACGGCACGTCCTGGAGTGTCGCGATTGCCGAGCTGGGCGAGGGGGCCCTGAACACCGCCGCGCTCACCACGCGGATCGTGGACTGGCTCGCCCCGGAGGCTTTGTTCTTCGTCGGGGTGGCGGGCGGGCTCAAGGACGACATCGAGATCGGTGACGTCGTGGTCGGTACGAAGGTGTACGCCATCCACGGCGGCAAGCAGACCCCGGACGGCTTCCAGGCGCGGCCCGAGGTCTGGCACGGCTCGCACCGGCTGGTGCAGGCGGCCCGTTCGGCGCTGCGGGACATGCCGGACGTACGAGCGCATCGCAAGCCGATCGCGGTGGGAGATGTCGTCCTGGCCGACGACAAGTCGGCGCTCGCCGCGCACATCCGGCACCACTACAACGACGCCTGTGCCATCGAGATGGAGGGCTCAGGCGCCGCCCATGCCGCCTATCTGAAGGGCCAGTTGGACACCCTCGTGATCCGGGGCATCAGCGACCGCGCCAACCCCGAGAAGCACAAGGCCGATGCCTCCGGCTCCCAGGAACTGGCCGCCAAGCAGGCGGCGGCGGTGGCCGTCGCCGTGCTCCGCAAGCACCTGCCGCGCCGCGACTCCGCCGGCGTCCCCGAGCCCCGTGACCCCCAGGAGGGTCCCCAACGAGGCGATGACGGCGGGGCCACCTACGGCGGCGACCACATCGACTTCCGCGGCGGCACCTTCCACGGGCCTGTCACCGGAAAGTCGGTCGGGCGACGACGGGACGACGACCACCCGCGAGGGTAA
- a CDS encoding tetratricopeptide repeat protein, giving the protein MGGIGKTALAVEAGHQARTQGWFPGGTLFVDLRGYDDNPVTADQAILALLDALGVRGPDLPPTTARQYDAYRALLAERRDRMLLILDNASAASQFLPLLPGTDHHRVLITSRDRPYALPVRLIDLEALTPDESAALVTRALHDADERDDRPTREPAALRQLTDLCGHLPLALQIAAAMLRRRRHRDIASLLSEIAETGDATTVLDNGSPGTDLYGRSLALRPVLETSYRRLPPDQARLLRLLALAPGAETGTEAVAALADLDARAALSLLEDLAATHLVTPVCSGEGSDSAVRWRLHDLVRAYGAGVVAGDVRLKGEGEAARERVLEFYFLWAVAADGRLRWLPGMPEPERFGDRGRALAWLDGEWAGLVAAAQWAREERYAATAVRLSAYLAEYLNWRRYFDDKITISRVAQQATHRAGDGLGEAGAWISLGNALREAGRTEEAIEAHTRARDLSQAAEDRQREAIAWTGLGLNLREAGRTEEPIEAHTRARDLYQAAEDRHREAGAWNNLGITLWEVGRTEEAIEAHTRARDLYQAAEDRHREAGAWNNLGNALQEAGRTGEAIEAYGKALETYEEFEDWYNAGQVLENLAIADETAQRRAEARTHWLQAADTFTRADAPDRATQASTQAERLT; this is encoded by the coding sequence ATGGGCGGCATCGGCAAGACGGCACTCGCGGTCGAGGCGGGCCACCAGGCTCGCACGCAGGGCTGGTTCCCCGGCGGCACGCTGTTCGTAGACCTGCGCGGTTACGACGACAACCCGGTCACGGCGGACCAGGCGATTCTGGCTCTGCTCGACGCGCTCGGCGTACGAGGTCCGGATCTCCCGCCGACGACGGCACGCCAGTACGACGCCTACCGCGCCCTCCTCGCCGAGCGGAGGGACCGGATGCTGCTGATCCTGGACAACGCCTCGGCCGCGTCCCAGTTCCTCCCCCTCCTGCCCGGCACGGACCACCACCGCGTACTGATCACCTCCCGGGACCGCCCGTACGCCCTCCCCGTACGCCTCATCGACCTCGAAGCCCTCACTCCGGACGAGTCCGCCGCCCTCGTGACCCGCGCCTTGCACGACGCCGACGAACGCGACGACCGCCCGACCCGCGAACCGGCCGCTCTCCGCCAACTGACCGACCTGTGCGGCCACTTGCCCCTCGCACTCCAGATCGCCGCGGCGATGCTCCGCCGGCGCCGCCACCGTGACATCGCCTCACTGCTGAGCGAGATCGCGGAGACCGGGGACGCCACGACCGTCCTCGACAACGGCAGCCCGGGCACGGACCTGTACGGCCGCTCACTGGCCTTACGGCCTGTGCTGGAGACCTCGTACCGCCGACTGCCGCCGGACCAGGCACGGCTGCTGCGGCTGCTTGCCCTCGCGCCCGGGGCGGAGACCGGAACGGAAGCCGTCGCAGCCCTGGCCGACCTCGACGCGCGGGCCGCCCTGTCCCTGCTGGAGGATCTCGCCGCTACCCACCTGGTTACACCGGTGTGCAGTGGGGAGGGCTCGGATTCCGCTGTGCGGTGGCGGTTGCATGACCTTGTGCGGGCCTATGGGGCGGGTGTGGTGGCGGGGGATGTGAGGTTGAAGGGGGAGGGGGAGGCGGCGCGGGAGCGGGTGTTGGAGTTCTACTTCCTGTGGGCGGTTGCGGCCGATGGCCGGTTGCGGTGGCTGCCGGGGATGCCGGAGCCAGAGCGGTTCGGCGATCGGGGGCGGGCGCTGGCGTGGCTTGACGGGGAGTGGGCGGGGCTGGTTGCGGCGGCGCAGTGGGCGCGGGAGGAGCGGTACGCGGCTACGGCGGTGCGGCTGTCCGCGTACCTGGCGGAGTACCTGAACTGGCGGCGGTACTTCGACGACAAGATCACGATCTCCCGTGTCGCCCAGCAGGCCACTCACCGTGCTGGGGACGGACTCGGCGAGGCCGGTGCGTGGATCAGCCTCGGCAACGCCCTGCGGGAGGCGGGCCGGACAGAGGAGGCGATCGAGGCCCACACCCGCGCCCGCGACCTGTCCCAGGCCGCCGAGGACCGCCAGCGGGAGGCCATCGCGTGGACCGGCCTCGGCCTGAACCTGCGGGAGGCGGGCCGGACGGAGGAGCCGATCGAGGCCCACACCCGCGCCCGCGACCTCTACCAGGCCGCCGAGGACCGCCACCGCGAGGCCGGCGCGTGGAACAACCTCGGCATCACCCTGTGGGAGGTGGGCCGGACGGAGGAGGCGATCGAGGCCCACACCCGCGCCCGCGACCTCTACCAGGCCGCCGAGGACCGCCACCGCGAGGCCGGCGCGTGGAACAACCTCGGCAACGCCCTGCAGGAGGCGGGTCGGACAGGGGAGGCAATCGAGGCGTACGGCAAGGCCCTGGAGACCTACGAGGAATTTGAGGACTGGTACAACGCGGGCCAGGTCCTCGAAAACCTGGCCATCGCCGACGAGACCGCCCAACGCCGGGCCGAGGCCCGCACACACTGGCTTCAGGCCGCCGACACCTTCACCCGCGCCGACGCCCCCGACCGAGCCACCCAAGCCAGCACCCAGGCCGAGCGCCTGACATAG
- a CDS encoding ATP-binding protein — MSTTVAVSACPLSTDLEKTPPPSPDTLAYSFTLPAGPASSRVARAATRVVLQTHGLDDMTDAAVQVVAELAACACRFTPDVEVYMSLRYREGALRVILYDGHPRHVHPRLVAACDARRRAALRVLGCVVRACEGEWGFGEAREPGGGTRMWAVLPGWGARGYVGVG, encoded by the coding sequence ATGTCCACAACCGTTGCCGTATCGGCCTGCCCCCTCTCCACCGACCTGGAGAAGACACCGCCGCCGTCCCCCGACACTCTCGCCTACAGCTTCACGCTGCCTGCCGGACCGGCGAGTTCACGCGTCGCACGCGCGGCGACCCGCGTCGTCCTCCAGACGCACGGACTGGACGACATGACGGACGCGGCCGTGCAGGTGGTGGCCGAACTGGCCGCGTGTGCCTGTCGGTTCACGCCCGATGTCGAGGTGTATATGTCGCTGCGGTACCGGGAGGGCGCGTTGCGCGTGATCCTGTACGACGGACACCCCCGGCACGTCCATCCCCGCCTCGTCGCCGCCTGTGATGCGCGGCGGCGGGCGGCGCTGCGGGTGCTGGGGTGTGTGGTGCGGGCGTGTGAGGGGGAGTGGGGGTTCGGGGAGGCGCGGGAGCCCGGGGGCGGGACGCGGATGTGGGCGGTGCTGCCGGGGTGGGGGGCTCGGGGATATGTGGGGGTGGGGTGA
- a CDS encoding helix-turn-helix domain-containing protein, with product MPTRPAPTERQKRLGAELRKMRLAAGQTTEYAAGLLGLDRTKVSNMESGIRATTPERIRILAGNYDCADEAYIEALVAMADLRKRGWWAHFKGILPQGLLDVAELEWFASRLRSYQTVHIPGLLQLGEYARAVFGAVLPALPQSEVEVRVLQRMQRQQVLDRDNPVDYIAYIHEWALRMRFGGRRATREQLLHLCESSERDNIEVRVLTVDAGAFPGAGHAVLYADGAVPQLDTVQLDSAHGGEFTHAEAQLAKYRTHMEWWRAHTLGPQETRDLIHGIAHEL from the coding sequence ATGCCGACACGGCCAGCGCCGACGGAACGTCAGAAGCGCCTGGGCGCAGAGCTGCGCAAGATGCGGCTCGCCGCCGGCCAGACCACGGAGTACGCCGCCGGATTGCTCGGGCTGGACCGTACGAAGGTGTCCAACATGGAGTCGGGCATCCGGGCAACCACTCCCGAGCGGATTCGGATACTCGCCGGCAACTATGACTGCGCGGACGAGGCGTACATCGAGGCCCTGGTCGCCATGGCCGATCTGCGCAAGCGGGGCTGGTGGGCCCACTTCAAGGGGATCCTCCCCCAAGGTCTTCTGGATGTAGCCGAGTTGGAGTGGTTCGCCTCTCGACTGCGCAGTTACCAGACCGTGCACATCCCCGGACTACTTCAACTCGGCGAATACGCCCGCGCCGTCTTCGGCGCCGTGCTCCCCGCGCTACCCCAGTCGGAGGTGGAGGTACGCGTACTGCAGCGGATGCAGCGGCAACAGGTCCTGGACCGTGACAACCCCGTCGACTACATCGCGTACATCCACGAGTGGGCTCTGCGCATGCGGTTCGGCGGACGCCGCGCGACCCGGGAGCAGCTCCTGCACCTGTGCGAGTCGTCCGAGCGCGACAACATCGAGGTGCGCGTCCTCACCGTCGACGCCGGGGCGTTCCCCGGCGCCGGACACGCGGTCCTGTACGCCGACGGCGCCGTACCCCAACTGGACACCGTGCAGCTGGACTCCGCGCATGGCGGCGAGTTCACCCACGCCGAGGCGCAGCTCGCCAAGTACCGGACCCACATGGAATGGTGGCGTGCCCACACACTCGGACCGCAAGAGACACGCGACCTCATCCACGGCATCGCCCACGAGCTGTAA
- a CDS encoding extracellular solute-binding protein, which translates to MPVRPTAAPLLLATLLAATALTACGSGSGSDPDTVKISFKQSTDNSIKVMDTYLADVKKQFEKANPGKKVELVPIKAPDSEYYVKLQQMLRSPKTAPDLVYEDTFLINSDITSGYLKPLDPYLDKWQDWDRFIDTAKAAAKAQDGKTYGVPDGTDTRGLWFDKDIFKKAGLPGDWQPKTWDDVLAAARTIKEKVPGVTPLNVYTGKPAGEAATMQGFEMLLYGTGDGTTDPLYDTATKKWIAGSQGFKDALTFVETVYKEKLGLDVADALDPNIQTRIRGELLPKGKLGIDLDGSWLPQDWLKGSGHEWPQWSQKLGLAYMPTQHGQAPGKVSMSGGWTWSIPAKAHNPDLAFKFIEAMQTKANAQKWYVANSGIAVREDVAADPAYVKAQPGIKFFTDLVASTHYRPAYPAYPKVSTAIQEAMEGVTTGDSSVGKAASGYDEELKTATDNQVIKK; encoded by the coding sequence GTGCCCGTGCGCCCCACCGCCGCCCCACTTCTCCTCGCAACGCTGCTCGCCGCCACCGCGCTCACCGCATGCGGCTCGGGTTCCGGAAGTGATCCGGACACCGTGAAGATCTCTTTCAAGCAGTCGACGGACAACTCGATCAAGGTCATGGACACCTACCTGGCCGACGTCAAGAAGCAGTTCGAGAAGGCGAACCCCGGTAAGAAGGTCGAGCTGGTGCCGATCAAGGCCCCGGACTCCGAGTACTACGTCAAACTCCAGCAGATGCTGAGGTCGCCCAAGACGGCCCCCGACCTGGTCTACGAGGACACGTTCCTCATCAACTCGGACATCACCAGCGGATACCTGAAGCCCCTCGACCCGTATCTCGACAAGTGGCAGGACTGGGACCGGTTCATCGACACCGCCAAGGCGGCGGCCAAGGCCCAGGACGGGAAGACGTACGGCGTCCCGGACGGGACGGACACCCGGGGGCTCTGGTTCGACAAGGACATCTTCAAGAAGGCCGGTCTGCCCGGTGACTGGCAGCCGAAGACGTGGGACGACGTCCTCGCCGCCGCCCGCACCATCAAGGAGAAGGTCCCCGGCGTCACACCGCTGAACGTCTACACGGGTAAGCCCGCCGGCGAGGCCGCCACCATGCAGGGCTTCGAAATGCTGCTGTACGGGACCGGTGACGGGACCACGGACCCGCTGTACGACACCGCCACCAAGAAGTGGATCGCCGGGAGCCAGGGCTTCAAGGACGCCCTCACCTTCGTGGAGACCGTCTACAAGGAGAAGCTCGGCCTCGACGTCGCCGATGCCCTCGACCCCAACATCCAGACGAGGATCCGCGGTGAGCTGCTGCCCAAGGGCAAGCTCGGCATCGACCTCGACGGCAGCTGGCTCCCGCAGGACTGGCTGAAGGGCTCGGGGCACGAATGGCCCCAGTGGTCGCAGAAGCTGGGCCTCGCCTACATGCCCACCCAGCACGGCCAGGCCCCCGGCAAGGTGAGCATGTCCGGCGGCTGGACCTGGTCGATCCCGGCCAAGGCCCACAACCCCGACCTGGCCTTCAAGTTCATCGAGGCGATGCAGACCAAGGCCAACGCCCAGAAGTGGTACGTCGCCAACTCCGGTATCGCGGTCCGCGAGGACGTCGCCGCCGACCCCGCGTACGTGAAGGCGCAGCCCGGCATCAAGTTCTTCACGGATCTGGTCGCGAGCACGCACTACCGGCCCGCGTACCCGGCGTATCCGAAGGTCTCGACCGCCATCCAGGAGGCCATGGAGGGCGTGACGACGGGCGACAGTTCGGTCGGCAAGGCGGCGAGCGGCTACGACGAGGAGCTGAAGACGGCCACCGACAACCAAGTGATCAAGAAGTGA
- a CDS encoding carbohydrate ABC transporter permease has product MGTKVAPPRRGGLLRSLTRALPLAPAVVLLLLFLAGPIAYCAYIAFTDLQLTGQAHSSFVGLDNFRTAFKDDAFRNAVWLTLVFTVLSSLVGQNTLGLALASLMQRASKPVRTLVGGIVITAWVLPEVVAGFLLYAFFRREGTLNAILDWLHLPSQNWMFTLPILAVSFANVWRGTAFSMLVYSAALNEIPKEITEAAEVDGAGGWRRLWHITLPMIRRSIGTNLMLNTLQTLSVFGLIWVMTRGGPGNRSQTLPLFMYEQAFQKSMIGYGTAVALLLLVVGSLFSVVYMRLLRTEV; this is encoded by the coding sequence GTGGGCACGAAGGTCGCCCCGCCCCGCCGGGGAGGCCTCCTGCGCTCCCTCACCCGCGCGCTTCCGCTCGCCCCGGCCGTCGTCCTGCTGCTCCTGTTCCTCGCGGGCCCGATCGCCTACTGCGCGTACATCGCCTTCACCGACCTCCAGTTGACGGGCCAGGCCCACTCGTCCTTCGTCGGCCTCGACAACTTCCGTACGGCATTCAAGGACGACGCGTTCCGCAACGCCGTCTGGCTGACCCTCGTCTTCACGGTGTTGTCCTCGCTGGTCGGCCAGAACACGCTGGGCCTGGCGCTGGCCTCGCTGATGCAGCGCGCGTCGAAGCCGGTCCGCACGCTGGTCGGCGGGATCGTGATCACGGCGTGGGTCCTGCCGGAGGTGGTCGCGGGCTTCCTGCTGTACGCCTTCTTCCGCCGCGAGGGGACACTGAACGCCATCCTGGACTGGCTCCATCTCCCCTCCCAGAACTGGATGTTCACGCTGCCGATCCTGGCGGTGTCGTTCGCGAATGTCTGGCGGGGCACGGCGTTCTCGATGCTGGTCTATTCGGCGGCCCTGAACGAGATCCCGAAGGAGATCACGGAGGCGGCGGAGGTCGACGGCGCGGGCGGCTGGCGGCGCCTGTGGCACATCACGCTGCCGATGATCAGGCGTTCCATCGGCACGAATCTGATGCTCAACACGCTGCAGACGCTGTCCGTCTTCGGCCTGATCTGGGTGATGACGCGCGGCGGCCCGGGAAATCGCAGCCAGACCCTCCCCCTCTTCATGTACGAACAGGCCTTCCAGAAAAGCATGATCGGGTACGGAACGGCGGTGGCGCTGCTCCTCCTGGTGGTCGGCTCGCTGTTCTCGGTGGTCTATATGCGACTGCTGCGAACGGAGGTGTGA
- a CDS encoding carbohydrate ABC transporter permease: protein MALSTRGTPFRSRRTGRRLAADAGLLALAAAFALPLAWVVLSALDAHAGLTVKVPDGVTLANFDAVLKPDITFTPMLNSLILCGGGTLLTVVCAALAAYPLSRFRSRLNRPFLLTILFATSLPITAIMVPVYALFVRVNLIDTMQGTIFFFAASQLPFAIWLMKNFMDGVPKELEEAAWTDGASSFQSLVRIVLPLMGPGVAVVTVFSFVMMWGNFFVPFMLLLTPDQMPASVSINEFFGNRGMVVYGQLAAFSVIYSTPVLLLYVLIARRLGGGFALGGAVKG, encoded by the coding sequence ATGGCCCTGTCGACTCGGGGTACGCCGTTCAGGTCCCGCCGTACGGGGCGACGTCTGGCGGCGGATGCCGGACTCCTGGCCCTGGCGGCCGCGTTCGCGCTGCCGCTCGCCTGGGTGGTCCTGTCGGCCCTGGACGCGCACGCCGGCCTGACGGTGAAGGTGCCGGACGGTGTCACCCTCGCCAACTTCGACGCCGTACTGAAGCCGGACATCACCTTCACCCCGATGCTCAACAGCCTGATCCTGTGCGGGGGCGGAACGCTGCTGACGGTGGTGTGCGCGGCACTGGCGGCGTATCCCCTGTCGCGATTCCGCTCGCGCCTGAACCGCCCGTTCCTCCTGACGATCCTCTTCGCGACGAGCCTGCCGATCACGGCGATCATGGTGCCGGTGTACGCGCTGTTCGTGCGGGTCAATCTGATCGACACCATGCAGGGCACGATCTTCTTCTTCGCGGCCTCCCAACTTCCCTTCGCCATCTGGCTGATGAAGAACTTCATGGACGGTGTGCCGAAGGAGCTGGAGGAGGCGGCCTGGACGGACGGGGCGTCGTCCTTCCAGTCACTGGTACGGATCGTGCTGCCGCTGATGGGACCGGGCGTGGCCGTGGTGACGGTCTTCTCCTTCGTGATGATGTGGGGGAACTTCTTCGTCCCGTTCATGCTGCTGCTGACACCGGACCAGATGCCGGCGTCCGTGAGCATCAATGAGTTCTTCGGGAATCGGGGAATGGTGGTGTACGGGCAACTGGCGGCGTTCTCGGTCATCTACTCGACGCCGGTGCTGCTTCTGTACGTGCTGATCGCCCGGCGGCTGGGGGGCGGGTTTGCGCTGGGCGGCGCGGTCAAGGGATGA
- a CDS encoding MarR family transcriptional regulator: MVLGRHLSLTAPRPRRGGGLLDRSAYTLLSRLSVEGPMSIGGLSEAFGLDTSTLNRQTAAMLRSGLVERIPDPGGGIARRFRVTSEGERSLAAARAENVGGLEKVMAGWEPEEAAALAAYLKRFNMDVERLDGRPWPRT, from the coding sequence ATGGTGCTCGGGCGGCATCTCAGCCTGACCGCCCCGCGGCCCCGGCGTGGCGGCGGTCTGCTGGACCGCAGCGCGTACACCCTGCTCAGCCGGCTCAGCGTGGAAGGCCCGATGTCCATCGGCGGGCTCAGCGAGGCCTTCGGCCTGGACACGTCCACGCTCAACCGCCAGACCGCGGCCATGCTCCGTAGCGGCCTGGTCGAGCGCATTCCGGACCCCGGCGGCGGCATCGCTCGCAGGTTCCGCGTCACGAGCGAGGGCGAGCGCAGCCTTGCGGCGGCGCGGGCCGAGAACGTCGGCGGCCTGGAGAAGGTGATGGCGGGCTGGGAGCCGGAGGAGGCCGCCGCGTTGGCCGCGTATCTCAAGCGGTTCAACATGGATGTGGAGCGCCTGGACGGGCGCCCGTGGCCGAGAACTTGA
- a CDS encoding chitinase, with protein MSHRPLATMAATALAAGCLWFATAPEGEAASSTTLAGGLNGPYLYLGWGDPPSPTKVMSATGITQFTLAFMLSDGTCTPKWDGERRLTGGTDAAAIKAIRKAGGDVTVSFGGAGGAKLGEKCGSVAALAAAYQKVVDAYDLGSIDIDIEGTEFTKSSVRKRVVGALKTVKAKNPDLKVYVTFGSGPEGPGTVGTDLVRRAAAKRLEVDGWAVMPFDFEQGETDMVAATKSAVKGLKDVVADAYGISSGAAYREVGFSTMNGVTDSDGETVTVAGFKAMVTYAKKHHLARVSLWSVNRDRSCAAGSEADECSGINQSKYAFTKTLATYTG; from the coding sequence ATGAGCCACAGACCCCTCGCCACCATGGCGGCCACCGCACTCGCTGCCGGCTGCCTCTGGTTCGCCACGGCCCCGGAAGGCGAGGCGGCATCATCCACGACCCTCGCCGGCGGACTCAACGGCCCCTACCTGTACCTCGGCTGGGGCGACCCGCCCTCCCCCACCAAGGTCATGTCGGCCACCGGCATCACCCAGTTCACCCTCGCCTTCATGCTCTCGGACGGGACCTGCACGCCGAAGTGGGACGGTGAGCGCCGGCTGACGGGCGGGACCGACGCGGCTGCCATCAAGGCCATCCGGAAGGCCGGCGGCGATGTCACCGTGTCGTTCGGCGGGGCCGGCGGCGCCAAGCTCGGGGAGAAGTGCGGGTCTGTCGCCGCGCTCGCCGCCGCGTATCAGAAGGTCGTCGACGCCTACGACCTCGGCTCTATCGACATCGACATCGAGGGGACCGAGTTCACGAAGTCCTCCGTGCGCAAGCGGGTCGTCGGCGCGCTCAAGACCGTCAAGGCGAAGAATCCCGATCTGAAGGTGTACGTCACCTTCGGCAGTGGGCCCGAGGGGCCGGGCACGGTCGGCACGGACCTGGTTCGGCGTGCTGCGGCCAAGCGGCTGGAGGTCGATGGCTGGGCCGTGATGCCGTTCGACTTCGAGCAGGGGGAGACCGACATGGTGGCGGCCACCAAGTCCGCGGTGAAGGGGCTGAAGGATGTGGTCGCCGATGCGTACGGGATTTCTTCGGGGGCCGCGTATCGCGAGGTCGGGTTCTCCACGATGAACGGTGTGACCGACTCGGACGGAGAAACCGTCACGGTCGCCGGCTTCAAGGCGATGGTGACGTACGCGAAGAAGCACCACCTCGCGCGCGTTTCCCTCTGGTCCGTGAACCGCGACCGGTCCTGCGCCGCCGGCAGCGAGGCCGACGAGTGCAGCGGCATCAACCAGTCGAAGTACGCCTTCACAAAAACCCTGGCCACCTACACCGGCTGA
- a CDS encoding XRE family transcriptional regulator, which yields MGPEHVAYGMRASYGLPYVTPDLVAAWERGITAPSGPELTALAGVLWCSPGELIGAPRTLREHRVARGLAPEDVARTVGLELLAYQRMEESDEWRGNERQSAMLADVLDLSLPDFITVTGRNDKLAELLRSAMTTRWQAYVRPVAKMVPLDRHLLENVLEEMHTDYQGQMVATLSWGGGSAAADSSESGRDFLDRIVDHFWSMVQRSTY from the coding sequence ATGGGGCCCGAGCACGTCGCGTACGGGATGAGAGCCTCATACGGGCTGCCGTACGTCACACCCGACCTCGTGGCCGCCTGGGAACGCGGCATCACCGCCCCGAGCGGCCCGGAACTCACGGCCCTCGCCGGAGTCCTGTGGTGCTCCCCGGGCGAACTCATCGGCGCCCCCCGCACCCTGCGCGAGCACCGCGTCGCCCGCGGCCTCGCCCCGGAGGACGTCGCCCGCACCGTAGGCCTCGAACTCCTCGCGTACCAGCGGATGGAGGAGTCCGACGAGTGGCGTGGCAACGAACGGCAGTCGGCCATGCTCGCCGACGTCCTCGACCTCTCGCTGCCCGACTTCATCACGGTGACGGGGCGCAACGACAAGCTCGCGGAGCTGCTGCGCAGCGCGATGACGACGCGCTGGCAGGCGTATGTGCGGCCGGTCGCCAAGATGGTGCCCCTGGACCGGCACCTCCTGGAGAACGTCCTGGAGGAGATGCACACGGACTACCAGGGGCAGATGGTCGCCACCCTGAGCTGGGGCGGCGGCTCGGCGGCCGCCGACTCCAGCGAGTCCGGCCGGGACTTCCTCGACCGGATCGTCGATCACTTTTGGTCGATGGTCCAAAGAAGCACGTACTAG
- a CDS encoding ATP-dependent 6-phosphofructokinase has protein sequence MRIGVLTAGGDCPGLNAVIRSVVHRAVTNFGDEVVGFEDGYAGLLEGHYRTLDLDAVSGILARGGTILGSSRLQRDRLREACDNAQDMAREFGIDVLIPIGGEGTLTAARMLSDAGLPVVGVPKTIDNDISSTDRTFGFDTAVGVATEAMDRLKTTAESHQRVMVVEVMGRHAGWIALESGMAAGAHGICLPERAFDPADLVKMVEERFARGKKFAVVCVAEGAHPAEGTMDYGHGAIDQFGHERFQGIGAALAYELERRLGKEAKPVILGHIQRGGTPTAYDRVLATRFGWHAVEAAHRGEFGKMTALRGTDVMMVPLHEAVTELKTVPKDRMDEAESVF, from the coding sequence ATGCGCATCGGAGTTCTCACCGCAGGCGGCGACTGCCCGGGCCTGAACGCAGTGATCCGATCGGTCGTGCACCGAGCGGTCACCAACTTCGGGGACGAGGTCGTCGGCTTCGAGGACGGCTACGCCGGCCTGCTCGAAGGCCACTACCGCACCCTCGACCTGGACGCGGTCAGCGGCATCCTCGCCCGTGGCGGCACCATTCTCGGCTCCTCCCGCCTCCAGCGCGACCGGCTCCGCGAGGCCTGCGACAACGCGCAGGACATGGCCCGCGAATTCGGCATCGACGTGCTCATCCCGATCGGCGGCGAGGGCACGCTGACCGCCGCGCGCATGCTGTCGGACGCGGGGCTGCCGGTCGTCGGCGTCCCCAAGACGATCGACAACGACATCTCCTCGACGGACCGCACCTTCGGCTTCGACACGGCGGTGGGCGTGGCCACGGAGGCCATGGACCGCCTCAAGACGACGGCCGAATCCCACCAGCGCGTGATGGTCGTCGAGGTCATGGGCCGGCACGCCGGCTGGATCGCCCTGGAGTCCGGCATGGCCGCCGGCGCCCACGGCATCTGCCTGCCCGAGCGCGCCTTCGACCCGGCCGACCTGGTCAAAATGGTCGAGGAGCGCTTCGCCCGCGGCAAGAAGTTCGCGGTCGTCTGCGTCGCCGAGGGCGCCCACCCCGCCGAGGGCACCATGGACTACGGCCACGGCGCGATCGACCAGTTCGGCCACGAGCGCTTCCAGGGCATCGGCGCGGCCCTCGCGTACGAGCTGGAGCGCCGCCTCGGCAAGGAGGCCAAGCCGGTCATCCTCGGCCACATCCAGCGCGGCGGCACGCCGACCGCGTACGACCGCGTACTCGCCACCCGCTTCGGCTGGCACGCGGTCGAGGCCGCGCACCGCGGTGAGTTCGGCAAGATGACGGCGCTGCGGGGCACGGACGTCATGATGGTGCCGCTGCACGAGGCGGTCACTGAGCTGAAGACGGTGCCGAAGGATCGGATGGACGAGGCGGAGTCCGTTTTCTAG